From the genome of Streptomyces sp. V1I1, one region includes:
- a CDS encoding PspA/IM30 family protein has translation MKRMGMIFRAKANKALDRAEDPRETLDYSYQKQLELLQKVRRGVADVATSRKRLELQLNQLQGQSTKLEDQGRKALALGREDLAREALSRRAALQQQVTDLETQHQTLQGEEEKLTLAAQRLQAKVDAFRTKKETIKATYTAAQAQTRIGEAFSGISEEMGDVGLAIQRAEDKTAQLQARAGAIDELLASGALDDPSGMAKDDIAAELDRISGGTDVELELQRMKAELAGGSTPKQAIEGGTTDQQDAAPQQNTPHKFDKQ, from the coding sequence ATGAAGCGTATGGGGATGATCTTCCGCGCGAAGGCAAACAAGGCCCTTGACAGGGCCGAGGATCCGCGCGAGACCCTCGATTACTCGTACCAGAAGCAGCTGGAACTGCTGCAGAAGGTGCGCCGCGGAGTCGCCGACGTGGCGACCTCCCGTAAGCGGCTCGAGCTGCAGCTGAACCAGTTGCAGGGACAGTCGACCAAGCTGGAGGACCAGGGCCGCAAGGCACTGGCGCTCGGCCGCGAGGACCTGGCCCGTGAGGCGCTGTCCCGCCGTGCCGCGCTCCAGCAGCAGGTCACCGACCTGGAGACGCAGCACCAGACGCTGCAGGGCGAGGAGGAGAAGCTCACTCTCGCCGCCCAGCGGCTTCAGGCCAAGGTCGACGCCTTCCGTACGAAGAAGGAGACCATCAAGGCCACCTACACCGCGGCCCAGGCCCAGACCCGGATCGGCGAGGCCTTCTCCGGCATCTCCGAGGAGATGGGCGACGTCGGCCTGGCGATCCAGCGGGCCGAGGACAAGACCGCCCAGCTGCAGGCCCGGGCCGGCGCGATCGACGAGCTGCTCGCCTCCGGCGCCCTGGACGACCCGTCCGGGATGGCCAAGGACGACATCGCCGCCGAGCTGGACCGCATCTCCGGTGGTACTGATGTAGAGCTGGAACTGCAGCGGATGAAGGCCGAGCTCGCGGGCGGCTCGACCCCGAAGCAGGCCATCGAAGGCGGCACGACCGATCAGCAGGACGCTGCTCCGCAGCAGAACACCCCGCACAAGTTCGACAAGCAGTAG
- a CDS encoding sensor histidine kinase: MLDVTFTATGFARTQRWLRAHPLAFDGALAVAVLLCMLVGSFADPNGPHGPQFGSRTPELRSVVLMVLVSGALVFRRRNPMAVLVFTTTVSVVELVAGDPAAPVAMSAVIALYTVASRTDRPTTWRVGLLTMAVLTGAATFFGSTPWYTQENLGIFAWTGMAGAAGDAVRSRRAFVDAIRERAERAERTREEEARRRVAEERLRIARDLHDVVAHHIALVNVQAGVAAHVMDRRPDQAKEALAHVREASRSALNELRATVGLLRQSGDPEAPTEPAPGLDVLDELVITFRQAGLPVEVARADDGVRLPAAVDLAAYRIIQEALTNVQKHAGSDAKAEVSVIRVGPTLEVTVLDNGAEADGPKDGGGHGLLGMRERVTALGGALTAGPRHGGGFRVQAILPLKARSGEDR, encoded by the coding sequence TTGCTGGATGTGACCTTTACTGCCACCGGGTTCGCCCGCACCCAGCGCTGGCTCCGTGCGCATCCGCTGGCGTTCGACGGCGCCCTAGCCGTGGCGGTACTGCTCTGCATGCTCGTCGGCTCCTTCGCCGACCCGAACGGACCGCACGGTCCGCAGTTCGGGAGCCGTACCCCCGAACTGCGCAGTGTGGTGCTGATGGTCCTGGTCTCCGGCGCCCTCGTCTTCCGCCGGCGCAACCCGATGGCCGTCCTCGTGTTCACCACCACGGTCTCCGTCGTCGAGCTGGTCGCGGGCGATCCGGCCGCCCCGGTCGCGATGAGCGCCGTGATCGCGCTCTACACCGTCGCCTCCCGCACAGACCGGCCCACCACCTGGCGGGTCGGCCTGCTGACCATGGCCGTGCTGACCGGCGCCGCGACGTTCTTCGGCTCGACCCCCTGGTACACGCAGGAGAACCTCGGCATCTTCGCCTGGACCGGCATGGCGGGGGCAGCGGGAGACGCCGTACGCAGCCGCCGTGCCTTCGTCGACGCGATACGGGAGCGGGCCGAGCGCGCCGAGCGCACCCGCGAGGAGGAGGCCCGCCGCCGGGTCGCCGAGGAGCGGCTGCGGATCGCCCGCGACCTCCACGATGTCGTCGCGCACCACATCGCCCTGGTCAATGTGCAGGCAGGCGTCGCCGCCCATGTCATGGACAGACGTCCCGACCAGGCCAAGGAAGCCCTCGCGCATGTACGGGAGGCCAGCCGCTCTGCGCTGAACGAACTGCGTGCCACGGTCGGCCTGCTCCGCCAGTCCGGCGACCCGGAGGCCCCCACCGAACCTGCCCCCGGCCTCGATGTGCTCGACGAGCTGGTCATCACCTTCCGGCAGGCCGGTCTGCCGGTCGAAGTGGCCCGCGCCGACGACGGCGTCCGGCTGCCCGCTGCCGTCGACCTCGCCGCGTACCGGATCATCCAGGAGGCGCTGACCAATGTGCAGAAGCACGCGGGCTCGGACGCGAAGGCCGAGGTGAGCGTGATCCGGGTCGGCCCGACCCTGGAGGTCACCGTGCTGGACAACGGCGCGGAGGCGGACGGGCCGAAGGACGGCGGCGGCCACGGTCTGCTCGGCATGCGCGAGCGCGTCACCGCACTCGGCGGCGCCCTCACGGCCGGGCCCCGCCACGGCGGCGGCTTCCGTGTACAGGCGATACTTCCCCTCAAGGCACGTTCGGGGGAGGACAGATGA
- a CDS encoding response regulator transcription factor: MTIRVLLADDQTLLRSAFRVLVDSEPDMEVVGEAADGAEAVTLARSAKADVVLMDIRMPGTDGLAATRMISADPELTHVRVVMLTTFEVDEYVVQSLRAGASGFLGKGAEPDELLNAIRIAAAGEALLSPVATKGLIAKFLAQGGTSDEGPESQAYSERLDALTGREREVLVLVAGGHSNDEIAERLEVSPLTVKTHVNRAMAKLGARDRAQLVVTAYESGLVRPRVE, encoded by the coding sequence ATGACGATCAGGGTGCTGCTCGCCGACGACCAGACACTGTTGCGCAGCGCGTTCCGGGTCCTGGTGGACTCCGAGCCCGACATGGAAGTGGTCGGGGAGGCCGCGGACGGTGCCGAAGCGGTCACCCTAGCCCGCTCCGCCAAGGCCGATGTCGTCCTGATGGACATCCGGATGCCCGGTACGGACGGTCTCGCCGCGACCCGCATGATCAGCGCGGACCCGGAGCTCACCCATGTACGCGTCGTCATGCTCACCACCTTCGAGGTGGACGAGTACGTGGTGCAGTCGCTGCGGGCCGGGGCCTCGGGCTTCCTCGGCAAGGGCGCCGAACCGGACGAGCTCCTCAACGCCATCCGTATCGCCGCGGCGGGCGAGGCGCTGCTGTCCCCGGTCGCGACCAAAGGGTTGATCGCCAAGTTCCTTGCGCAGGGCGGCACTTCGGACGAAGGGCCGGAGTCCCAGGCGTACTCCGAGCGGCTCGACGCGCTCACCGGGCGCGAGCGGGAAGTCCTCGTCCTGGTCGCCGGCGGCCACTCCAACGACGAGATCGCCGAGCGGCTCGAAGTCAGCCCGCTGACCGTCAAGACCCATGTGAACCGGGCGATGGCGAAACTGGGCGCCCGTGACCGCGCCCAACTCGTGGTCACTGCGTACGAATCGGGCCTGGTACGCCCAAGGGTGGAGTGA